The proteins below come from a single Rosa rugosa chromosome 2, drRosRugo1.1, whole genome shotgun sequence genomic window:
- the LOC133732242 gene encoding linoleate 13S-lipoxygenase 2-1, chloroplastic-like gives MLKPRLLHPSESLFLHPKPFLHGSSGCSSTASLPVWSTKPSFPNKHKSLRFGSTNYRYETKAVSSDSTSTSSSSDSTSAISNSDGTSSSVSSTSTSSSSTSNTSTPGPTTTTTITTTTEVTEVVTETEDAVVDKEVEVVTTKEVVTEKFTSVKATITVTLTVGGFLNNLGLTRGIDDVRDMLGQTLFMDLISAHVDPKTGSEKEHVTGFAHRSSQKDSEIVYETDFKVPLDFGEVGAVLIENEHHKEMYLKDIVLDGLPNGPVLLTCNSWLHSKYDNPAKRVFFTNKSYLPSQTPSALVRLREEELVTLRGNGQGERKCFERVYDYDVYNDLGDPDSKLRLKRTVIGGSKEFPYPRRCRTGRPMCETDRLSEKRSSSTYVPRDEAFSEIKQLTFSAKTVYSVLHAVVPALETAMVDSDLGFPLFTSIDSLYNEGISLPPLKDQGVLRTMVPRLVNAIASGEDVLRFVPPETMNRDKFFWFRDEEFGRQTLAGLNPYSIKLVTEWPLRSELDPDVYGPPESAITTKMIEQEIRGFATIQEAIREKKLFVLDYHDLFLPYVGKVREIEGTTLYGSRTLFFLTPDGTLRPLVIELTRPPLDGKPQWKQTFQPSWNATGVWLWRIAKAHVLAHDSGYHQLVTHWLRTHCVTEPYIIATNRQLSVMHPIYRLLHPHFRYTMEINALAREALVNAGGIIETSFSPGKYSMEICSIAYGKEWRFDLEALPADLIRRGMAVEDPTAPHGLRLSIQDYPFANDGLLLWDALKQWVTDYVSHYYTDSTLVQTDQELQAWWTEIRTVGHGDKKDEPWWPELNTPQDLIDIITIMVWVTSGHHAAVNFGQYTYAGYFPNRPTIARTNVPTEDPDDEVWKKFLEKPESALLQCFPSQIQATTIMAVLDILSNHSPDEEYMVEKMEDAWAEDEVIRAAYERFKGRLMMLEGTIDDRNANYELKNRSGAGVVPYELLKPFSEPGVTGKGVPYSISI, from the exons ATGTTGAAACCCAGACTACTTCACCCATCAGAGTCTCTGTTTCTCCACCCCAAGCCGTTCCTCCATGGAAGCAGTGGCTGCAGCAGTACTGCTTCACTTCCTGTCTGGTCAACAAAGCCCTCATTCCCCAATAAACACAAAAGCCTTCGATTCGGCTCAACTAATTATAGATACGAAACAAAAGCCGTAAGCAGTGatagtactagtactagtagCAGCAGCGATAGTACCAGTGCTATTAGCAACAGTGATGGTACTAGTAGCAGCGTCAGCAGTACTAGTACTAGCAGCAGCAGCACTAGTAATACTAGCACTCCTGGACCGACGACGACAACAACGATAACCACTACCACTGAGGTGACGGAAGTAGTGACGGAAACTGAAGATGCAGTGGTCGACAAAGAAGTAGAAGTAGTGACCACAAAAGAAGTGGTGACGGAGAAGTTCACGAGTGTTAAAGCAACCATAACGGTGACGCTTACTGTTGGAGGGTTTCTGAACAACTTAGGCCTAACCCGAGGAATCGATGATGTCAGAGATATGCTTGGTCAAACTCTCTTCATGGATCTTATTAGTGCTCACGTTGATCCCA AAACTGGATCAGAGAAGGAGCATGTTACCGGGTTCGCACACAGGAGTAGCCAGAAGGACAGTGAGATTGTATACGAGACAGATTTTAAAGTTCCATTAGATTTTGGAGAAGTGGGTGCCGTTTTAATAGAGAATGAGCACCACAAGGAGATGTATCTCAAGGATATTGTGCTGGATGGCTTGCCTAATGGTCCTGTACTACTTACCTGTAATTCATGGCTCCATTCCAAGTATGACAATCCAGCGAAGAGAGTCTTCTTCACAAACAAG TCATATTTGCCATCTCAAACACCAAGTGCTTTGGTGAGGCTAAGAGAAGAGGAGCTTGTTACTTTGCGTGGCAATGGCCAAGGAGAACGCAAGTGCTTTGAGAGAGTATACGACTATGATGTTTACAATGATCTTGGGGATCCTGATTCAAAATTAAGGTTAAAAAGAACTGTAATTGGGGGCAGCAAAGAGTTCCCCTATCCCAGGCGATGCCGAACCGGGCGACCAATGTGCGAAACAG ATAGGCTTTCGGAGAAAAGAAGTAGCAGTACGTATGTTCCCAGAGATGAAGCATTCTCAGAGATAAAACAATTAACTTTTTCAGCAAAGACAGTATATTCTGTCTTGCACGCAGTGGTACCTGCCTTGGAGACTGCCATGGTCGACTCTGATCTCGGATTCCCACTGTTCACATCTATAGACTCACTCTACAATGAAGGCATTAGCTTGCCTCCCCTTAAAGATCAAGGGGTTCTCAGAACCATGGTTCCCAGGCTAGTCAATGCTATAGCTTCCGGTGAAGATGTTCTGCGGTTTGTGCCCCCAGAAACAATGAATA GAGACAAATTCTTTTGGTTTAGGGATGAGGAATTTGGTAGGCAGACTCTTGCGGGTCTTAACCCATATAGCATCAAGTTGGTGACG GAATGGCcattaaggagtgaattggacCCTGACGTATATGGTCCTCCAGAATCTGCAATCACCACGAAAATGATTGAGCAAGAGATCAGAGGCTTTGCGACCATCCAAGAG GCCATAAGAGAAAAGAAGTTGTTTGTACTAGATTACCATGATTTGTTCTTACCGTACGTGGGCAAAGTAAGAGAGATCGAAGGTACAACTCTGTATGGATCTAGGACACTGTTTTTCCTCACCCCAGACGGCACATTGAGGCCGCTGGTTATTGAGTTGACTCGACCGCCACTGGACGGAAAGCCTCAGTGGAAGCAAACCTTCCAACCCAGCTGGAATGCTACCGGTGTCTGGCTTTGGAGGATCGCCAAAGCTCATGTTCTTGCTCACGACTCCGGTTACCATCAACTTGTTACTCACTG GCTAAGAACACATTGTGTCACAGAGCCATATATAATCGCAACAAATCGGCAACTGAGTGTGATGCACCCAATCTATCGATTGTTGCATCCCCATTTCAGATACACGATGGAGATTAATGCTCTTGCTCGCGAAGCACTAGTCAACGCCGGTGGCATCATTGAAACGTCATTCTCGCCGGGAAAATATTCCATGGAGATTTGCTCTATTGCCTATGGTAAGGAGTGGCGATTCGACCTAGAAGCATTGCCCGCTGACCTTATTCGCAG GGGCATGGCCGTTGAGGACCCAACTGCTCCACATGGTCTGAGGTTATCAATTCAAGACTACCCTTTTGCTAATGACGGACTCCTCCTATGGGATGCCCTCAAACAATGGGTCACTGATTATGTAAGCCACTACTACACAGACTCCACCCTAGTACAAACTGACCAAGAGCTCCAAGCCTGGTGGACAGAGATCAGAACAGTAGGGCACGGAGACAAAAAGGATGAACCCTGGTGGCCTGAGCTAAATACCCCTCAAGATCTCATCGACATTATCACAATAATGGTTTGGGTCACATCCGGTCACCACGCAGCAGTCAACTTTGGTCAATATACCTATGCAGGTTACTTCCCTAACCGCCCAACAATTGCAAGGACCAACGTTCCCACGGAGGACCCCGACGACGAGGTCTGGAAGAAGTTCTTGGAAAAACCCGAAAGCGCACTTTTGCAGTGCTTTCCTTCGCAAATTCAAGCCACAACGATCATGGCGGTTTTGGACATTTTGTCTAATCATTCGCCTGATGAAGAGTACATGGTAGAGAAGATGGAGGACGCATGGGCTGAAGACGAAGTCATAAGGGCGGCGTACGAGCGGTTTAAAGGGAGGTTGATGATGCTTGAAGGAACTATTGATGATAGAAATGCAAATTATGAGTTGAAGAATCGAAGTGGTGCTGGGGTTGTGCCTTACGAGCTTCTAAAGCCCTTTTCAGAACCTGGGGTTACAGGAAAGGGAGTCCCATATAGCATCTCTATTTGA